Proteins encoded by one window of Paenibacillus urinalis:
- a CDS encoding RHS repeat domain-containing protein has product MKNNWARYLSIFMILVLLITSVPFSLAEAKKDDTDKKSQRAEIAKSFNEDESEIQSLLDKGHTASEISVAYMNQATEEITLEQALGKATKVTLNRSKDESVVDKLATKPKVEKEKSTVANKDSNVTAAAAVENPVDKETLNNLDLETNNAPYSIGSTGESISTLDGSLSLSSADITLPGRNGLSFNLTRSYNSSDSQYYDIKSTIYDDDDLIYSVFFKGRERTYRLLFAPKFQMLHKREYAKTDGTDSEIQVIGTDEWTLDSSIKKSDADKLASKLQNAKPSYTSPWSESVNGYKKRDIYTYVDNSVQSVDVSMEYTGESTTGEFLRHQYIQESEAKAELNLLNSLAGSTEYLFDDAEITGTDETEYLIKLYDIDSKSGEVQPARIDVEPNTEGKWVSSQTTIKTYEDTWFPLGKGWSWNIPYIKDGTYVHLASGGTYERDGSSLKGYPWDDISIADQSGTISVNQQQQTYKYILSSIDGSKQYFNADGHLIKMTDSYGNYIDFAYAPSADYGRALLSKISDPLGNEINITYSKSKVVVTSGTKTITYSKISIQNNGNEIEILDRVTDPENRVTRYEYTQATDTRYNMLDDNVSTGISNGYALINTVYHPTGAETKYEYKSLPTTRYVGPDAVNQAYQIYSREDRIVTLNPDTQKPTYTASNRVNFDYPKDIGSSYGSDLTFSTVTDDGLAKTTYQYDKDYIDASTPTTYYLANIKQEQSGLETSVNYTYDRAKQLTTPSETSTSYKDIQTGKTRTESTKTEYDAYGNITSQTDEQGVTIVYTYHPRTNLVHTILQPVDEGRKIYTEVTKTSHSDPDVVTQKENSQNGKLLGMSDYDYDSYGNVTKVKTKLDAEDLTKESVQAFEYDPKYKNAFITSQQTSGIDSAGKPFTLKIGAEYDLATGNMLKYIDGKNLVTSYEFDKLDRLLKITNPDQTIVSTDYDDDKNTITQTSETGAVTEIQFDPLGRETQQGIYKNGSYVAKQKIEYDNYSRIDYQEDAVGNVTNYDYQSLSNGLKTIITYPDNSKYTTIENVIDLKSTEVDGLGNKIETTMDQMGQPVSTVETAMNSNDPAQSKVTQIEKLSYDYIGNVKTIEDAKKQVTKYDYDFLGNVKSVTDAKLNKTSYEYDLTGNLTKIIYPDGSFTEKLYDEAGRLKVSQQQGGKQETYLYDGNSNLKEHHTRTGVVLKYDYDTLNRLEFRQDGSETIQFTYTLDGLRNSMSDSSGITSYAYDEDTRELQSITYPDQKKLVYQYDERGNVKNQTGPFNDSVTFDYDTMSRIEKVNGGQDGAYTYNANGSVKTKTRGNGITAAYSFEGLKLSSLEYEHPSLSAANYRYQYDDNSNITTQTKDSITHSFTYDELDRIKTSSLFQEVYDYDTRGNRQTLQSVRFLKTPIQITYMIIGID; this is encoded by the coding sequence ATGAAAAACAACTGGGCGAGATACTTATCTATATTCATGATTCTTGTTTTGCTTATCACATCCGTTCCTTTTTCTTTAGCAGAAGCAAAGAAAGATGACACGGATAAAAAAAGTCAGCGTGCAGAAATCGCAAAATCTTTTAATGAAGATGAGAGTGAAATCCAGTCTCTACTAGATAAGGGCCATACCGCTAGTGAAATATCAGTAGCTTATATGAACCAGGCAACGGAAGAAATTACTTTAGAACAAGCGCTAGGGAAAGCTACAAAAGTCACGCTGAATCGATCCAAAGATGAAAGTGTTGTAGACAAATTAGCGACTAAGCCTAAAGTAGAGAAAGAGAAATCGACTGTAGCAAACAAGGACTCAAATGTGACAGCAGCAGCTGCAGTTGAAAATCCGGTGGATAAGGAAACATTAAACAATCTGGATTTAGAAACGAATAATGCTCCTTATTCCATTGGCTCCACAGGTGAATCTATTTCAACCTTAGATGGGAGTTTATCGCTTTCTTCAGCCGATATAACACTGCCGGGTCGAAATGGACTTTCTTTTAATCTTACCCGATCTTATAACTCCTCAGATTCTCAGTATTATGATATCAAGAGCACCATTTATGACGATGATGACCTCATCTATTCTGTATTCTTTAAAGGCCGGGAAAGAACATACCGCTTATTGTTTGCTCCTAAATTCCAGATGCTGCATAAGCGAGAATATGCTAAGACAGACGGTACAGATAGTGAAATCCAAGTCATCGGTACCGACGAGTGGACACTCGACAGTTCCATCAAGAAAAGTGATGCAGATAAGTTGGCGAGTAAACTGCAAAATGCAAAACCATCTTACACGAGTCCATGGTCTGAAAGTGTGAATGGATACAAGAAAAGAGATATTTATACGTACGTTGATAATTCAGTTCAGAGTGTTGATGTTAGTATGGAATATACCGGTGAATCGACGACAGGTGAATTCTTACGCCATCAATATATTCAGGAAAGTGAAGCTAAAGCAGAGCTGAATCTGTTAAATAGTCTCGCTGGTTCAACGGAATATCTGTTTGATGATGCTGAGATTACGGGTACAGATGAAACAGAGTATCTCATTAAGCTATATGATATAGACTCCAAGAGTGGAGAAGTGCAACCCGCAAGAATAGATGTAGAGCCGAACACAGAAGGAAAATGGGTATCCAGCCAGACAACGATTAAAACGTATGAAGATACCTGGTTCCCTTTAGGGAAAGGTTGGTCTTGGAACATTCCTTACATTAAGGACGGTACCTATGTACATCTAGCCAGCGGAGGAACGTATGAGCGAGATGGCAGTTCTTTGAAAGGTTATCCATGGGATGATATTTCGATTGCAGATCAATCAGGTACCATTTCAGTGAATCAGCAGCAGCAAACCTATAAATATATTCTTAGCTCCATAGATGGCAGTAAGCAATACTTTAATGCAGATGGTCATTTAATTAAGATGACAGACTCCTATGGCAACTATATTGATTTTGCGTATGCTCCATCGGCCGACTATGGCAGAGCCTTGCTTAGTAAAATATCAGACCCATTAGGTAACGAAATCAATATCACCTATTCAAAATCTAAAGTTGTCGTTACGAGTGGAACGAAAACAATTACCTATTCTAAAATTTCGATTCAAAATAACGGTAATGAAATTGAGATACTAGATCGGGTGACGGATCCAGAAAACCGGGTGACTCGTTACGAGTACACACAAGCAACAGACACAAGATACAATATGCTTGATGATAATGTTTCTACCGGAATTTCGAATGGCTACGCCTTGATCAACACGGTTTACCATCCAACGGGTGCAGAAACAAAATATGAGTATAAATCTCTTCCAACGACCCGGTATGTTGGCCCTGATGCTGTGAACCAGGCGTACCAAATTTACTCACGGGAAGACCGTATTGTAACTCTTAATCCGGATACACAAAAGCCAACCTATACGGCAAGTAACCGCGTTAACTTTGATTATCCAAAAGACATCGGCAGCTCATACGGTTCCGATCTTACGTTCTCTACCGTCACAGATGATGGATTGGCCAAGACGACCTATCAATATGATAAAGATTATATTGATGCCTCCACACCAACGACGTATTATTTAGCGAACATTAAACAAGAGCAAAGCGGGCTCGAAACTTCGGTAAATTACACTTATGATCGTGCGAAGCAGCTGACGACCCCAAGCGAAACGAGTACTTCATATAAGGATATTCAAACCGGAAAAACAAGAACCGAGTCAACTAAAACAGAGTATGATGCCTATGGGAATATAACTTCTCAAACCGATGAACAAGGTGTCACGATTGTGTATACGTACCATCCTAGAACGAATTTGGTTCATACCATACTGCAGCCTGTGGATGAAGGCCGGAAGATCTATACCGAAGTTACGAAAACAAGCCATAGCGATCCAGACGTGGTAACTCAAAAAGAAAACAGTCAGAACGGCAAGCTGCTCGGTATGAGCGATTACGATTATGATTCATATGGAAATGTGACGAAAGTCAAAACGAAACTCGATGCCGAAGATTTAACGAAAGAATCCGTTCAGGCCTTTGAGTATGATCCTAAATATAAAAATGCGTTTATTACATCACAGCAAACGAGTGGTATCGATAGTGCGGGTAAACCGTTTACTCTAAAAATTGGAGCAGAGTATGACCTGGCTACTGGTAACATGCTGAAATATATCGACGGTAAGAATTTGGTAACTTCTTATGAGTTTGATAAATTGGACCGGCTTCTTAAGATAACGAATCCAGATCAGACGATCGTAAGCACCGATTATGATGATGATAAGAATACGATCACGCAAACAAGTGAAACAGGAGCTGTTACTGAGATTCAATTCGATCCGCTTGGACGTGAGACTCAACAAGGGATTTATAAGAACGGCAGTTATGTAGCTAAACAAAAGATCGAATATGATAATTATAGCCGGATTGATTATCAAGAAGATGCAGTAGGAAATGTAACAAACTATGATTATCAGTCATTATCAAACGGTCTAAAAACAATAATCACCTATCCTGACAACAGCAAATATACAACAATTGAAAATGTAATTGATCTAAAGAGCACTGAAGTGGATGGATTGGGTAACAAAATAGAAACCACAATGGATCAAATGGGACAACCGGTTTCGACCGTCGAAACCGCAATGAATTCCAATGACCCAGCTCAATCCAAAGTGACTCAGATTGAAAAATTAAGCTATGACTATATCGGAAATGTAAAAACGATTGAAGATGCAAAGAAACAAGTCACGAAATATGACTATGATTTCTTAGGTAATGTAAAGAGTGTTACCGATGCTAAATTAAACAAAACTTCATACGAATATGATCTGACGGGAAATCTAACTAAAATCATTTACCCGGATGGCTCTTTCACAGAGAAACTATATGATGAAGCGGGTCGTCTGAAAGTGAGTCAGCAGCAAGGCGGGAAACAAGAAACCTATTTGTATGATGGAAACAGTAATCTTAAAGAGCATCACACACGGACAGGTGTAGTACTGAAATACGATTACGATACTCTAAATCGCTTGGAATTCCGGCAGGATGGATCAGAAACGATACAATTCACCTATACCCTTGATGGTCTTCGCAATAGTATGAGTGATAGTTCTGGAATAACGAGTTATGCGTATGATGAAGATACACGTGAACTACAGTCTATTACCTATCCAGACCAGAAAAAATTAGTGTACCAATATGACGAGCGGGGTAATGTAAAAAATCAAACAGGACCGTTTAATGATTCTGTGACATTTGACTATGATACAATGAGTCGAATTGAGAAAGTAAATGGTGGCCAAGACGGAGCCTATACGTATAACGCGAACGGTTCAGTGAAGACAAAAACGAGAGGAAATGGAATTACAGCTGCGTATAGCTTTGAAGGTCTTAAGCTATCATCACTTGAATATGAGCATCCAAGTCTATCAGCTGCAAATTACCGTTATCAATATGATGATAACAGTAATATTACCACCCAAACTAAAGATAGTATCACGCATTCCTTCACGTATGATGAGTTAGATCGAATTAAGACGTCATCCTTATTCCAGGAAGTATATGATTATGATACTCGTGGGAATCGGCAGACGTTGCAAAGTGTCAGGTTCCTGAAGACACCAATTCAAATTACGTATATGATAATTGGGATCGACTAA
- a CDS encoding S8 family serine peptidase gives MKIKKLTSILILMSIFFGFSFIQVDATSQESKKSSSTKEYIVSFKKNENSQQVLKDNKISNKEKDKLKNHNTSVISLSNEEVELLKKDDSVEFVEPNAKVSIDAITSSTGEITEEVINAEEVPWGNVAIGAHMLEEQHNKGNDIKVAVLDTGVSNHPDLKIAGGINILNGTPNYADNHGHGTHIAGTIAAQENNQGIVGIAPNVELYSVKVLGSDGTGTYNQVIEGIEWAIDNKMNIVSMSFTGTEESEALHRAIKEAEAAGIMMVAAAGNKGLGEETEMYPALYPEVISVGATTKSNVRANLSSTGENLDIVAPGVDIRSTTKNGSYGNLSGTSMAVPHVVGAAAVLWSQNKTADSMKIEELIIENATELGNEQEYGQGLINLAKSLDIVDSALPPFQSDYEDDTQPEEDGNGEISIAAVERGAVAYLDRGVPTPPTGYSSWTKLDIGVDSDTARVCSGTYTGNFKAGQTAPNPPLACDTSNWSLGTYSVKYTYYYPEGMYKMTPEIFTVTPESPTGVSVSKVTQNSLLLTWNPVKDVTTYKILVNGVLHSSVTTTNKKLTNLTPNTAYSIRVKSVDPTDPNAGATSPVVNLTTDGPGALPQSIPLIIEGQTYNAYPYLQ, from the coding sequence ATGAAAATTAAAAAGCTCACCAGTATATTAATACTAATGTCTATATTTTTTGGTTTCAGTTTCATTCAAGTTGATGCCACTTCTCAAGAATCTAAAAAATCATCCTCAACTAAAGAATACATCGTATCTTTCAAGAAAAATGAAAATTCTCAACAAGTGCTGAAGGACAACAAGATTTCTAATAAAGAGAAAGATAAACTCAAAAATCATAATACTTCTGTGATCAGTTTGAGTAATGAAGAAGTAGAGCTTTTAAAAAAAGATGATAGTGTTGAGTTTGTTGAACCCAATGCTAAGGTGTCCATAGATGCCATTACCTCCTCCACTGGGGAGATAACAGAAGAAGTAATCAATGCAGAGGAAGTTCCCTGGGGCAATGTAGCTATTGGAGCTCACATGCTGGAAGAACAGCATAATAAGGGCAACGACATTAAAGTTGCCGTATTAGATACAGGCGTATCAAACCATCCTGATCTAAAAATTGCGGGTGGAATCAATATTCTCAATGGAACACCAAATTATGCCGATAATCATGGCCACGGTACGCACATAGCAGGTACAATTGCAGCGCAAGAGAATAATCAGGGTATAGTCGGTATCGCACCAAATGTGGAATTATATTCGGTTAAGGTTCTTGGTTCGGATGGTACTGGAACATATAACCAAGTTATTGAAGGTATTGAATGGGCAATCGACAATAAAATGAACATTGTATCCATGAGTTTTACAGGTACGGAAGAAAGTGAAGCGCTTCATCGAGCAATTAAAGAAGCTGAAGCTGCCGGAATCATGATGGTTGCTGCTGCCGGGAACAAAGGACTTGGCGAAGAAACGGAAATGTATCCTGCGTTATATCCTGAAGTCATTTCAGTTGGCGCAACTACCAAATCCAACGTACGAGCGAACTTATCAAGCACAGGAGAGAACTTGGATATTGTGGCTCCTGGCGTAGATATTCGAAGCACAACCAAGAATGGAAGTTATGGAAATTTGTCAGGAACTTCAATGGCCGTTCCTCATGTGGTTGGTGCAGCTGCAGTATTATGGTCCCAAAACAAAACTGCAGATTCCATGAAGATCGAGGAATTGATCATAGAAAATGCTACCGAACTGGGAAATGAACAAGAGTATGGACAAGGTCTCATTAACTTAGCGAAGTCATTAGACATTGTCGATTCTGCTCTTCCTCCATTTCAATCGGATTATGAGGATGACACTCAGCCTGAAGAAGATGGAAATGGTGAAATAAGTATCGCTGCAGTTGAACGTGGTGCAGTCGCTTATCTAGATAGAGGTGTACCTACTCCACCTACTGGATATAGCAGTTGGACTAAATTAGACATTGGGGTCGACAGTGATACTGCACGGGTCTGCTCTGGAACATATACAGGTAACTTTAAAGCTGGACAAACTGCACCGAATCCTCCATTAGCATGTGATACTTCCAACTGGAGTCTAGGCACTTATTCTGTCAAATATACGTACTATTATCCAGAAGGTATGTACAAGATGACACCAGAAATCTTTACAGTAACACCGGAATCACCTACAGGCGTCTCCGTTTCCAAAGTGACACAAAACAGCTTGTTACTGACTTGGAATCCTGTAAAAGATGTCACTACCTATAAGATCTTAGTAAATGGAGTGCTTCACAGCAGTGTGACTACGACAAACAAAAAGTTAACTAATCTGACTCCAAATACGGCTTATTCTATTCGAGTTAAATCTGTTGACCCTACGGATCCTAACGCAGGCGCGACATCTCCCGTAGTGAACCTAACCACAGATGGGCCAGGAGCGCTACCTCAGTCCATTCCACTTATTATTGAAGGTCAAACATATAATGCATATCCATATTTACAGTAA
- a CDS encoding SDR family oxidoreductase, giving the protein MTNQDQYMMQDPTTQYPKATPEWKQKQPEPGIQSKMEPVPDCGETSYRGTGRLKGRKAVVTGADSGIGRAAAIAYAREGADVVLSYLPEEESDAKEVVKLIEEAGQKAVAIPGDLKDEAYCVKLIESAVKELGGIDILANVAGKQQYVEQIEDLTTEQFDATFKTNVYSMFWLCKAAVKHMKPGSSIINTSSIQAYKPSPILLDYATTKTAINTFSKALAQQVGSKGIRVNVVAPGPVWTPLQIVGGQPTEKLAEFGSTTPLGRAGQPAEMASSYVFLASQESSYITGETINANGGTPTP; this is encoded by the coding sequence ATGACAAATCAAGACCAATATATGATGCAGGATCCAACGACACAGTATCCGAAGGCTACACCAGAGTGGAAGCAGAAGCAGCCTGAGCCGGGAATTCAATCGAAGATGGAGCCTGTTCCGGATTGCGGAGAGACCAGCTATCGCGGGACAGGACGTCTCAAAGGACGTAAAGCCGTCGTTACAGGAGCAGACAGCGGAATTGGACGTGCTGCAGCCATTGCTTATGCACGCGAAGGGGCAGATGTGGTGCTGTCTTATCTTCCTGAAGAGGAATCCGATGCCAAAGAAGTTGTGAAGCTCATTGAAGAGGCGGGACAGAAGGCCGTCGCCATCCCTGGTGATCTGAAGGATGAAGCCTACTGCGTGAAGCTGATTGAGAGTGCCGTCAAAGAGCTGGGTGGTATCGATATCCTGGCGAATGTGGCCGGTAAGCAGCAATATGTGGAGCAGATCGAGGATCTCACAACAGAGCAATTTGACGCGACATTTAAGACAAATGTATACTCCATGTTCTGGCTGTGCAAAGCGGCGGTGAAGCATATGAAGCCGGGAAGCTCCATCATTAACACTTCCTCCATTCAAGCTTACAAACCGTCGCCAATACTGTTGGATTACGCAACAACGAAGACCGCGATTAATACATTCAGCAAAGCTTTGGCTCAGCAGGTTGGGAGCAAAGGGATACGTGTAAATGTAGTAGCGCCTGGACCGGTATGGACTCCACTTCAGATTGTAGGCGGTCAACCGACAGAGAAGCTCGCTGAATTTGGTTCAACCACGCCGCTTGGTCGTGCGGGCCAGCCTGCTGAAATGGCTTCGTCATATGTCTTCCTGGCGAGTCAGGAATCGAGCTACATTACGGGTGAGACGATTAATGCCAACGGTGGAACACCTACACCATAA
- a CDS encoding DUF5946 family protein produces the protein MSETCTKCGAVHTGEKTCESIFSEFLALEFTDPDYGRVHFLTVACHMVQHEGYSDELYVWVQTELRKYLEKGHTTEMIRQDAAQGPGRNKGIRRLADAQPLPKVAWSMTIADMAAQMHDAESYCKLIEQWGRTTMQEMGPLVLKR, from the coding sequence GTGTCTGAAACATGCACAAAGTGCGGCGCCGTTCATACTGGGGAGAAGACCTGCGAATCGATTTTCAGCGAATTTTTGGCACTCGAGTTCACGGATCCCGATTACGGACGGGTTCATTTTCTCACCGTCGCATGCCACATGGTTCAACATGAGGGCTACAGCGATGAATTGTATGTCTGGGTGCAAACCGAACTGCGAAAATACCTGGAAAAAGGCCACACCACGGAGATGATTCGCCAGGATGCGGCCCAAGGACCAGGACGCAACAAGGGGATTCGAAGGCTGGCGGATGCGCAGCCTCTTCCCAAGGTGGCCTGGTCGATGACAATCGCCGATATGGCCGCGCAGATGCATGATGCGGAAAGTTATTGCAAGCTTATTGAGCAATGGGGACGTACCACTATGCAAGAGATGGGACCGCTTGTTTTGAAAAGATGA
- a CDS encoding DUF2750 domain-containing protein codes for MNHKEFEAVIKLPANIRYEYFIKKVVDFEEVWGLYDDGWAMTSDDDGSMMIPFWPKREFAEYCAFEEWSNYKAQSISLDEFINEWLPGIEEDQYKPSIFWNRNDSAVLTVNVLLNDLDQELEKY; via the coding sequence TTGAATCATAAAGAATTCGAAGCAGTTATAAAACTTCCCGCGAATATTCGATACGAGTATTTTATTAAGAAGGTTGTTGATTTTGAAGAAGTTTGGGGATTGTATGATGACGGATGGGCAATGACTTCAGACGACGATGGAAGCATGATGATTCCATTCTGGCCAAAGAGAGAATTTGCGGAATATTGTGCTTTTGAAGAGTGGTCTAATTATAAAGCACAGAGTATCTCTTTAGATGAGTTTATCAATGAGTGGTTACCAGGTATTGAGGAAGACCAGTATAAGCCATCAATTTTTTGGAATAGAAATGATTCAGCTGTTCTTACGGTTAACGTACTGCTAAACGATTTGGATCAAGAACTTGAAAAGTACTGA
- a CDS encoding RHS repeat domain-containing protein — translation MQSEQVPEDTNSNYVYDNWDRLTEVTTTDQTKVTYQYNGDDLMIERTEHGNTSRYYYDQYGNIIAEGSVQTDGSIKKVASYVRNGNQLNYRVDGQGEKQYYVLNGHGDVEYIVDSTGEILNSYTYDLWGKPISKTEKVTNPFLYAGEYWDPSTNLQYLRARWYDPNIGRFINEDTYEGDINSPQTLNLYAYVQNNPLKYTDPSGHMAKNLLNGFLKDFLGGRNDGTQYTNLELSDAVLNANGDDRIYLALHEIAQIHAAKAIHLETGLNTTLEFHVEKEIKWWPNKHYWVDIVTGDGQMWEVKARRDVLHGDTDGYYEDAEEQLTKYQDANNDLTRGVQHKAIIGIIVEGDLYMDIEFINKGKIFYEFYLDDGKGIRSMTTIQAKNYVEANHLYPPDFDFKPKKKGGK, via the coding sequence TTGCAAAGTGAACAGGTTCCTGAAGACACCAATTCAAATTACGTATATGATAATTGGGATCGACTAACCGAGGTCACAACAACAGATCAGACAAAGGTCACTTATCAATATAATGGCGATGACTTAATGATTGAGCGTACTGAACATGGGAATACCAGCCGCTACTATTATGATCAGTACGGTAATATCATTGCAGAAGGCAGTGTACAAACGGACGGATCAATTAAGAAAGTAGCCAGTTATGTTCGTAACGGTAATCAGCTTAATTACCGTGTAGATGGACAAGGTGAAAAACAGTATTATGTGTTAAACGGCCACGGTGATGTGGAGTATATAGTTGATTCGACTGGAGAAATATTAAACTCATACACCTATGATTTATGGGGGAAACCTATCTCAAAAACAGAAAAAGTTACTAATCCATTCCTTTATGCAGGGGAGTATTGGGATCCGTCAACTAATTTGCAATACCTAAGAGCTCGTTGGTATGATCCTAACATCGGCCGGTTTATAAATGAGGATACGTATGAAGGGGATATCAATAGCCCGCAGACGTTGAATTTGTATGCGTATGTGCAGAATAATCCGTTGAAGTATACGGATCCTAGTGGTCACATGGCTAAAAATCTCCTAAATGGATTCTTAAAGGATTTCTTAGGTGGTAGGAATGATGGGACGCAATATACGAATCTTGAGTTATCTGATGCTGTTTTAAATGCAAACGGAGACGATAGAATCTATTTAGCCCTTCATGAAATAGCACAAATTCATGCAGCAAAAGCAATTCATTTAGAAACGGGTTTAAACACTACATTAGAATTTCATGTAGAAAAGGAAATTAAATGGTGGCCAAATAAGCACTATTGGGTGGATATAGTTACGGGGGATGGACAAATGTGGGAGGTGAAAGCTAGGAGAGATGTTCTACATGGTGATACCGACGGATACTATGAGGATGCGGAGGAGCAACTCACAAAATACCAAGATGCAAATAATGATCTCACTAGAGGTGTTCAACATAAAGCAATTATAGGCATAATAGTCGAAGGTGATTTATACATGGATATTGAATTCATAAATAAAGGTAAAATATTTTATGAATTTTATTTAGATGATGGAAAAGGAATTAGATCGATGACAACAATACAAGCAAAAAACTATGTTGAAGCTAATCATTTATACCCCCCTGATTTTGACTTCAAACCTAAGAAAAAAGGGGGAAAGTAG
- a CDS encoding PadR family transcriptional regulator has protein sequence MKFQDGHRKQRHFAGHRDYSVEGHEYVKYRHGGSRGDHRGGRGEGRHRFFGRGEFKFALLELLVIEPMHGYQLIKAMEEKTGGLYVPSAGSVYPNLQLLEDMKLIRNTDTDGKKLYHITEEGLAVLADRKKAQDQPREHWEERRRHLRPEKEAGRHHLRGLMKEKPELLFLMADVVKEIKLNPESAQAVQIKELMDQFQTQLSDILRTQQNNTHLEDEAAGSGSTDTDLDSSMDNDLDQSQE, from the coding sequence ATGAAGTTTCAAGACGGACACAGGAAACAGAGACATTTTGCAGGGCACCGGGATTATTCTGTTGAAGGACATGAATATGTAAAGTACCGGCATGGAGGCTCACGCGGAGATCATCGAGGCGGACGAGGAGAAGGCAGACATCGTTTCTTCGGAAGAGGTGAATTTAAGTTTGCTTTGCTGGAGTTATTAGTCATTGAGCCAATGCATGGTTATCAGTTAATTAAGGCCATGGAAGAAAAGACAGGCGGATTGTATGTTCCCAGTGCAGGATCCGTATATCCCAATCTGCAGCTATTAGAAGACATGAAGCTGATCAGAAATACAGATACGGATGGAAAGAAGCTGTATCATATTACCGAGGAAGGCTTAGCTGTATTGGCAGATAGAAAGAAGGCTCAAGATCAACCTCGGGAGCATTGGGAAGAACGTAGACGTCATCTGCGTCCGGAAAAAGAAGCGGGAAGACACCATCTACGTGGCTTGATGAAGGAGAAGCCAGAACTTTTGTTTCTTATGGCGGATGTTGTAAAAGAAATCAAGCTTAATCCGGAATCAGCGCAGGCTGTACAGATCAAAGAACTTATGGATCAATTTCAGACACAACTGAGTGATATCTTAAGAACTCAACAGAATAATACGCATCTTGAAGATGAAGCTGCAGGATCAGGATCTACAGATACGGATCTGGATTCATCTATGGATAACGATCTGGATCAATCTCAAGAATAA
- a CDS encoding RHS repeat-associated core domain-containing protein → MIERTENGITSRYYYDQYGNIIAEGSVQTDGSVKKVASYVRNGNQLNYRVDEQGEKQYYVLNGHGDVEYIVDSDGEILNSYTYDLWGKPISKNEKVSNIFLYAGEYWDPSTNLQYLRARWYNPNIGRFINEDTYEGQINSPQTLNLYAYVQNNPLIYTDPTGHASQGHVVGTLLDVAKQDGTNSERYWRIRSNLGTQALNFFPDAKEDGNNKFKYLFNMATLSGYSSGQASWAKEQLMFAFETKYQYDQAAFEQYLNGLLISLHVSIPKVPKVASAAASVTRVARNSQVGVLGELKLAELVGGKPNQYFKTTLGGRYVDQLSNGIAYESKMGFVNYSSKVMTQISKDAELLSNGSIDGATWVFFRSPSTGKIGADQRVLDALASYGIKYIFK, encoded by the coding sequence ATGATTGAGCGTACTGAAAATGGTATCACAAGTCGCTATTATTACGATCAATACGGTAATATCATAGCAGAAGGCAGCGTCCAAACGGATGGGTCTGTTAAGAAAGTAGCCAGTTATGTTCGTAACGGTAATCAGCTTAATTACCGTGTGGATGAACAAGGCGAAAAACAGTATTATGTATTAAACGGCCACGGTGATGTGGAGTATATAGTTGACTCAGATGGAGAAATTTTAAATTCTTACACATATGATTTATGGGGTAAACCAATCTCGAAAAATGAGAAAGTCTCAAATATATTTCTCTATGCAGGAGAGTATTGGGATCCGTCAACTAATTTACAATATCTTAGAGCCCGTTGGTATAATCCAAACATTGGACGGTTTATAAATGAGGATACGTATGAAGGGCAGATCAACAGTCCGCAGACTTTGAATTTGTATGCTTATGTGCAAAATAATCCGTTGATTTATACGGATCCAACTGGACATGCAAGTCAAGGTCATGTTGTGGGCACTCTTTTAGATGTTGCAAAACAAGATGGCACAAACTCAGAAAGATATTGGAGAATAAGATCCAATCTGGGAACTCAAGCTTTGAATTTCTTTCCTGATGCTAAAGAAGATGGGAACAATAAGTTTAAATATTTATTTAATATGGCAACATTGTCAGGTTATTCTTCAGGTCAAGCTTCGTGGGCTAAGGAGCAACTAATGTTTGCATTCGAGACGAAATATCAATATGATCAAGCGGCATTTGAACAGTATCTGAACGGGCTTTTAATATCCTTGCATGTAAGTATACCAAAAGTGCCAAAAGTTGCTTCTGCAGCAGCAAGTGTGACCAGAGTTGCCAGAAACTCTCAAGTAGGAGTGCTTGGTGAACTTAAACTTGCAGAACTTGTTGGAGGAAAGCCCAATCAATACTTTAAAACAACTTTAGGAGGAAGATATGTAGATCAGTTATCAAATGGTATTGCTTATGAATCAAAAATGGGTTTTGTCAACTATTCTTCAAAAGTAATGACACAAATAAGTAAAGATGCAGAGTTATTGAGCAATGGGTCAATAGATGGGGCTACGTGGGTATTTTTTAGAAGTCCCAGTACAGGTAAGATTGGGGCTGATCAAAGAGTATTAGATGCTCTTGCGAGCTACGGTATCAAATATATATTTAAATAA